A genomic stretch from Campylobacter concisus includes:
- a CDS encoding HrcA family transcriptional regulator, with protein MSKTNKRDLILNSIIEAYLQDNMPIGSNELGSRMSAAIPASTIRVYFKKLSDEGEITKLHISGGRIPTIAAMRRYWSEIFAISDINLEINDAEGLKKLCDEFELYCMIFGTIDNELLEILNLNNRYMILNFGEDEIVIKFDARMYKFLSNLAGVSLNKLELICSQVGLSELKSKIRELRRTKIYFQENEILAFDMFKDRRFKMVFDPSFSLQMDEKLTFSPMFDENFMGLKFSANYLGNEVQMICAGSVYTDYVKFINLIKEAA; from the coding sequence GTGAGTAAAACAAATAAACGCGATTTAATACTAAACTCTATTATTGAAGCTTATTTGCAAGATAATATGCCTATTGGTTCAAATGAGCTTGGCTCTCGTATGAGCGCGGCTATTCCGGCTTCTACGATACGCGTTTATTTTAAAAAGCTTTCAGATGAGGGCGAGATCACAAAGCTTCACATTAGTGGCGGTCGGATACCAACAATCGCTGCGATGAGAAGATATTGGAGTGAAATTTTTGCTATAAGTGATATAAATTTAGAGATAAATGATGCCGAAGGATTGAAAAAGTTATGTGATGAATTTGAGCTCTATTGTATGATTTTTGGCACAATCGATAATGAATTGCTAGAAATTTTAAATTTAAATAATAGATATATGATCTTAAATTTTGGTGAAGATGAGATCGTTATCAAATTTGATGCTAGGATGTATAAATTTTTAAGTAATCTTGCTGGAGTTAGTTTAAACAAACTTGAGCTTATCTGCTCTCAAGTTGGTTTAAGCGAACTAAAAAGTAAAATAAGAGAGCTTAGAAGGACTAAAATTTACTTCCAAGAAAATGAAATTTTAGCCTTTGATATGTTTAAAGATAGACGTTTTAAGATGGTTTTTGACCCAAGTTTTAGCTTACAAATGGATGAGAAACTTACATTTTCTCCTATGTTTGATGAAAATTTTATGGGACTTAAATTTAGTGCAAACTATCTTGGCAACGAGGTACAGATGATCTGTGCTGGCAGTGTTTATACTGATTATGTGAAATTTATAAATCTAATAAAGGAGGCCGCGTGA
- the fbaA gene encoding class II fructose-bisphosphate aldolase codes for MGVLDIVKPGVLSGDDVTKLYAYAKEQGFAIPAVNVVGSDSVNAVLEAAKVANSPIIVQFSNGGAGFYAGKACENAAVLGAIAGAKHVHLLAKAYGVPVILHTDHAARKLLPWIDELILASREHKKAHGVPLFSSHMLDLSEENINENLRTCEKYLKELSELGISLEIELGVTGGEEDGVDNTSVDNALLYTQPEDVALAYERLSKISDKFSIAASFGNVHGVYKPGNVVLRPEILKNSQAYVAKKFNTKSDKPVNFVFHGGSGSELKDIKNAVSYGVIKMNIDTDTQWAFWDGVREYEAKNRAYLQGQIGNPEGDDKPNKKYYDPRKWLRSGEESMVKRLQTAFSDLNCLNRN; via the coding sequence ATGGGCGTTTTAGATATCGTAAAACCTGGTGTTTTAAGCGGAGATGATGTAACAAAACTTTATGCTTATGCCAAAGAGCAAGGTTTTGCAATACCTGCTGTAAATGTCGTAGGCAGCGACTCAGTAAATGCTGTTTTGGAAGCAGCAAAGGTTGCTAACTCGCCTATTATCGTTCAGTTTAGTAATGGCGGTGCAGGTTTTTACGCTGGTAAAGCCTGCGAAAACGCAGCCGTTCTTGGTGCGATCGCTGGAGCAAAGCATGTTCATCTGCTTGCCAAGGCTTATGGCGTACCAGTCATTTTACACACAGACCATGCCGCAAGAAAGCTTTTGCCTTGGATAGATGAGCTGATCCTTGCTAGTCGCGAGCATAAAAAAGCCCACGGTGTGCCACTTTTTAGCTCCCACATGCTTGATCTTAGCGAAGAAAATATCAACGAAAATTTAAGAACATGTGAGAAATACCTAAAAGAGCTTAGTGAGCTTGGCATCAGCCTAGAAATCGAGCTAGGCGTCACTGGTGGTGAAGAAGACGGCGTGGATAACACAAGTGTTGATAACGCACTTCTTTACACTCAGCCAGAAGATGTCGCGCTTGCTTATGAAAGACTAAGTAAGATAAGTGATAAATTTAGCATCGCAGCTAGTTTTGGCAACGTCCATGGTGTCTATAAACCGGGTAATGTCGTGCTAAGACCAGAAATTCTTAAAAACTCACAAGCCTATGTTGCTAAGAAATTTAATACAAAAAGCGACAAGCCTGTAAATTTTGTATTTCACGGCGGCAGCGGCAGTGAGCTAAAAGATATCAAAAATGCTGTAAGCTACGGCGTTATTAAGATGAACATTGATACCGATACGCAGTGGGCATTTTGGGACGGCGTGCGCGAGTATGAGGCTAAAAATAGAGCGTACTTGCAAGGGCAGATCGGCAACCCAGAGGGCGATGATAAGCCAAATAAAAAATACTACGACCCAAGGAAATGGCTAAGAAGTGGCGAGGAGAGCATGGTTAAGCGTCTTCAGACTGCTTTTAGCGACTTAAACTGCCTAAATAGGAACTAA
- a CDS encoding DNA-binding protein has product MIETSDIFNLLHNAVEAKNIGKKISQAKMAEELGVPMRTYQDWRLGNSKPQAAAAVCKLLCELDDDEILFVINKMRKLLGK; this is encoded by the coding sequence ATGATTGAAACAAGTGATATATTTAATTTGCTTCATAATGCAGTTGAGGCAAAAAATATCGGTAAGAAAATTTCACAGGCAAAAATGGCAGAAGAGCTTGGTGTACCAATGAGAACGTATCAAGATTGGAGGCTTGGCAACTCAAAGCCACAAGCTGCTGCTGCAGTTTGCAAACTTCTTTGTGAGCTTGACGACGATGAAATATTATTTGTTATCAATAAGATGAGAAAGTTATTAGGAAAATAG
- the grpE gene encoding nucleotide exchange factor GrpE — translation MSEEVKEQNLPEVEPVQELANDSVNLDALGDISKVEKLEKELGEITDKYYRANAEFENIKKRYEKEKADVASYANEKFARDLLPVIDALEIAANFDPEDDEFAKKIKEGILITINQFKKCFEKHGVSEIATDVEFDPNVHNAVLRVDSEEKQSGQIVQALQKGYMINGRVLRPAMVSVAN, via the coding sequence GTGAGCGAAGAGGTAAAAGAGCAAAATCTACCTGAGGTCGAGCCTGTGCAAGAACTAGCTAATGATAGCGTAAATTTAGATGCACTTGGTGATATCTCAAAAGTGGAGAAGCTCGAAAAAGAGCTTGGCGAGATTACTGATAAATACTACAGAGCAAATGCTGAGTTTGAAAATATTAAAAAGCGTTATGAAAAAGAGAAAGCAGATGTTGCAAGCTATGCAAATGAGAAATTTGCAAGGGACTTGCTACCAGTCATCGATGCGCTCGAGATCGCTGCAAATTTTGATCCAGAGGATGATGAATTTGCTAAAAAGATCAAAGAGGGCATTTTGATAACGATAAATCAGTTTAAGAAATGTTTTGAAAAGCATGGCGTGAGCGAGATCGCAACTGATGTCGAGTTTGATCCAAATGTGCATAATGCCGTTTTAAGGGTCGATAGCGAGGAGAAGCAAAGCGGTCAGATCGTGCAAGCTTTACAAAAAGGCTATATGATAAATGGCAGGGTTTTGCGCCCAGCTATGGTCAGTGTGGCAAACTAA
- the dsbD gene encoding protein-disulfide reductase DsbD, which yields MFLKFLFSIILFVGSLFAEVLDVSKAFVLTPSVDSQNVEVKFNFGENIYLYKESFEIKLAGKKINELLNLPSSENTGEYEIYPKDFSIFIPLNLVKENLSNGKATLDINYQGCAKNGICYRPQSKIYEITDQAGKFSIATFKKEQKSDTDSFAEEFSSEQDIANGLGDKNFFISLLTFFGYGLLLSLTPCVFPMIPILSSIIVSKGANLNAKKGFLLSFIYVVAMSLAYALAGVAASLLGFGIAGTLQNIYVLGAFAAIFVILSFSMFGFYDIKLPAKFENLISKKSQNSSGYVGIFIMGFASALIVSPCVAAPLAGALLYIAQSGNVFYGGIMLFAMGLGMGVPLLIIGLSSGKLLPKPGSWMDEVKKFFGFLMLIMAVWILARVLGEFFELLGYGIIGVFMAVYFGAFEVAEQSWAKFKKAFFILVFIYSVMLIVGSFLGSKEAFSPLSGLNLAKSDSALKFNSVKNLDELNEIIKNSTKPVLVDFYADWCVSCKEIEKNTFKDSDVMDALANFALIRIDVTNGGSQNDEMLRNFGLIDPPALLLFNGGDELKFLRTIGFIDAKNFLAKLEKIK from the coding sequence ATGTTTTTAAAATTTCTTTTTTCGATTATTTTATTTGTAGGCTCGCTTTTTGCCGAGGTTTTAGATGTTAGCAAAGCCTTTGTTTTAACTCCAAGCGTTGATAGTCAAAATGTTGAAGTAAAGTTTAACTTTGGTGAAAATATCTATCTTTATAAAGAGAGTTTTGAGATTAAGCTAGCTGGCAAAAAGATAAATGAGCTATTAAATTTACCAAGTAGTGAAAATACGGGAGAATATGAAATTTATCCAAAAGATTTTTCGATTTTTATCCCATTAAATTTAGTAAAAGAAAATCTTTCAAATGGCAAAGCAACACTTGACATTAACTATCAAGGCTGTGCTAAAAACGGCATTTGCTACCGTCCACAAAGTAAAATTTATGAGATAACTGACCAAGCTGGAAAATTTAGCATCGCCACTTTTAAAAAAGAGCAAAAAAGCGATACCGACAGCTTTGCTGAAGAATTTTCTAGCGAGCAAGATATCGCAAATGGGCTTGGAGATAAAAATTTCTTTATCTCGCTTCTTACTTTTTTTGGTTATGGTCTCTTGCTTTCACTAACACCTTGTGTCTTTCCGATGATACCGATACTTTCAAGCATAATCGTCTCAAAAGGCGCTAATTTAAATGCAAAAAAAGGCTTTTTATTATCATTCATTTATGTTGTCGCGATGAGCCTGGCTTACGCACTAGCTGGAGTGGCAGCTAGCCTACTTGGTTTTGGTATCGCAGGCACTTTGCAAAATATCTATGTACTTGGCGCTTTTGCAGCCATTTTTGTTATTCTAAGCTTTAGTATGTTTGGATTTTATGATATAAAATTGCCAGCAAAATTTGAAAATTTGATAAGTAAAAAATCTCAAAATAGTTCAGGCTATGTTGGAATTTTTATTATGGGCTTTGCCTCAGCTCTCATCGTATCGCCTTGCGTTGCAGCACCATTAGCGGGTGCGCTTCTTTATATTGCCCAAAGTGGAAATGTCTTTTATGGTGGCATTATGCTTTTTGCCATGGGGCTTGGCATGGGCGTGCCGCTACTTATTATCGGGCTAAGCTCTGGAAAGCTCTTGCCAAAACCTGGTAGTTGGATGGATGAAGTGAAAAAATTCTTTGGTTTTTTGATGCTCATCATGGCAGTTTGGATCCTTGCACGTGTGCTCGGAGAATTTTTTGAGCTATTAGGATATGGCATTATAGGCGTTTTTATGGCAGTTTATTTTGGGGCATTTGAAGTAGCAGAGCAAAGCTGGGCTAAGTTCAAAAAAGCGTTTTTTATCCTAGTTTTTATATATTCAGTTATGCTAATAGTTGGTTCATTTTTGGGCTCAAAGGAGGCTTTTTCTCCGCTTTCTGGACTAAATTTGGCAAAAAGTGATAGTGCGTTAAAATTTAATTCCGTTAAAAATTTAGATGAACTAAATGAGATAATAAAAAACTCAACCAAACCCGTTTTAGTAGATTTTTATGCTGATTGGTGTGTAAGCTGCAAAGAGATAGAAAAGAACACTTTTAAAGATAGTGATGTTATGGATGCTTTGGCAAATTTTGCACTTATTCGTATCGATGTAACAAATGGTGGATCACAAAATGATGAAATGCTAAGAAATTTTGGACTTATTGATCCGCCTGCGCTTTTGTTATTTAATGGTGGCGATGAGCTAAAATTTCTTAGAACTATCGGTTTTATAGATGCTAAAAATTTTCTAGCAAAGCTTGAAAAAATTAAATAA
- the dnaK gene encoding molecular chaperone DnaK, translating to MSKVIGIDLGTTNSCVSVFERGESKVIPNKEGKNTTPSVVAFTDKGEILVGDVAKRQAVTNPEKTIYSIKRIMGLMSNEKNAEEAKARLPYHVVDRNGACAVEIAGKVYTPQEISAKILIKLKEDAEAYLGESVTDAVITVPAYFNDSQRKATKEAGTIAGLNVLRIINEPTAAALAYGLDKKEAEKILVYDLGGGTFDVTVLETGDNIVEVLATGGNAFLGGDDFDNKIIDWLVSEFKNETGIDLKGDIMALQRLKEAAENAKKELSSAQETEINLPFITADATGPKHLVKKLTRAKFEGMIDSLVGETITKINEVIKDAGLSKGDIKEVVMVGGSTRVPLVQEEVKKAFGKELNKSVNPDEVVAIGAAIQGAVIKGDVKDVLLLDVTPLSLGIETLGGVMTKIIEKGTTIPTKKSQVFSTAEDNQSAVTIMVLQGEREFARDNKSLGNFNLEGIPAAPRGVPQIEVEFDIDANGILTVSAKDKATGKAQNITISGSSGLSEEEINNMVKDAELHKEEDKKRKDAVEARNQADALVHQTEKSMSELGEKVPAEDRSNIEAALNDLKEVLKDENSSKEQIDTKVEALSKASHKLAEAMYKKDENAGANGGNNKKDDDVIDAEVE from the coding sequence ATGTCAAAAGTTATAGGTATAGACTTAGGTACAACAAACTCTTGCGTAAGCGTTTTTGAGCGCGGTGAGAGCAAGGTTATCCCAAACAAAGAGGGTAAAAACACAACTCCATCTGTTGTTGCTTTTACAGACAAAGGTGAAATTCTAGTAGGTGATGTTGCAAAACGTCAAGCAGTTACAAACCCTGAAAAAACGATATATTCTATCAAACGTATCATGGGTTTGATGAGTAATGAAAAAAATGCTGAAGAGGCAAAGGCTCGCTTGCCATATCACGTTGTAGATAGAAACGGTGCTTGCGCAGTTGAGATCGCTGGTAAGGTCTATACTCCGCAAGAAATTTCAGCAAAAATTCTTATCAAACTAAAAGAAGACGCTGAAGCATATCTTGGCGAGAGCGTGACAGACGCAGTTATTACCGTGCCTGCGTATTTTAATGATAGCCAAAGAAAGGCTACAAAAGAAGCTGGAACTATCGCAGGACTAAACGTGCTTCGTATCATCAACGAGCCAACAGCCGCAGCACTTGCTTACGGCCTTGATAAAAAAGAAGCTGAGAAAATTTTAGTTTATGACCTAGGTGGCGGTACATTTGACGTTACAGTGCTTGAAACTGGCGATAACATCGTTGAAGTTTTGGCAACTGGTGGTAACGCATTCTTAGGTGGCGATGACTTTGATAACAAGATCATTGACTGGCTAGTAAGTGAGTTTAAAAACGAAACTGGTATTGATCTAAAAGGCGATATCATGGCACTTCAACGCTTAAAAGAAGCAGCTGAAAACGCTAAGAAAGAGCTAAGCTCAGCTCAAGAGACTGAGATAAATTTACCATTTATCACAGCTGATGCTACTGGCCCAAAACACCTTGTCAAAAAGCTAACTCGCGCTAAATTTGAAGGCATGATCGACTCACTTGTTGGCGAGACTATCACTAAGATAAATGAAGTCATCAAAGATGCAGGACTAAGCAAGGGTGACATCAAAGAGGTCGTAATGGTCGGTGGTTCAACTCGTGTGCCACTTGTTCAAGAAGAGGTTAAAAAAGCATTTGGCAAAGAGCTAAATAAGAGCGTAAATCCAGATGAAGTTGTGGCTATCGGTGCTGCTATCCAAGGTGCGGTTATAAAAGGCGATGTTAAAGACGTGCTGCTTCTTGACGTTACTCCACTTAGCCTTGGTATCGAGACACTTGGCGGCGTGATGACTAAGATCATCGAAAAAGGCACAACTATACCAACTAAGAAAAGTCAAGTTTTCTCAACTGCAGAAGATAACCAAAGTGCCGTTACCATCATGGTTTTACAAGGTGAGCGTGAGTTTGCAAGGGATAATAAATCACTTGGTAACTTCAACCTCGAAGGCATCCCAGCAGCTCCAAGAGGCGTGCCTCAAATCGAAGTTGAATTTGACATCGACGCAAACGGAATTTTAACCGTTTCTGCAAAAGATAAAGCAACTGGCAAAGCTCAAAACATCACCATCTCTGGATCAAGCGGCTTAAGTGAAGAAGAGATAAACAACATGGTAAAAGATGCTGAGCTTCATAAAGAAGAGGATAAAAAACGCAAAGACGCAGTTGAAGCTAGAAACCAAGCTGACGCACTAGTTCATCAAACTGAAAAGAGCATGAGTGAGCTTGGCGAGAAAGTTCCAGCTGAGGATAGAAGCAACATAGAAGCTGCGCTAAACGATCTAAAAGAGGTCTTAAAAGATGAAAATTCTTCAAAAGAGCAAATCGATACAAAAGTAGAAGCCCTAAGCAAAGCTAGCCACAAACTTGCAGAAGCTATGTATAAAAAAGATGAAAACGCTGGAGCAAACGGCGGAAATAATAAAAAAGACGACGACGTTATAGACGCTGAAGTCGAGTAA
- a CDS encoding trehalose-6-phosphate synthase, whose product MYLFFLITHLICAIVFIGYVFFDVCIYPFAKKTVDTKTLEIVKKAYTKGSAKVFGTAFLLLLISGAYMAKDYFGGELGWWQSNFQKLLLVKIFVLLIMCLVTFISVFNVVILKKPDPFGKFSHLIALVLCLIMVVLAKVMWWA is encoded by the coding sequence ATGTACTTATTTTTTTTGATTACTCATTTAATTTGTGCCATTGTATTTATAGGATACGTATTTTTCGATGTTTGCATATATCCATTTGCTAAAAAAACGGTTGATACTAAAACCCTTGAAATAGTTAAAAAAGCCTATACAAAAGGCAGCGCAAAGGTTTTTGGCACGGCATTTTTATTGCTTTTAATAAGTGGCGCTTATATGGCAAAAGACTATTTTGGAGGCGAGCTTGGCTGGTGGCAAAGCAACTTTCAAAAGCTACTGCTTGTAAAAATTTTTGTTTTACTTATAATGTGCCTTGTAACTTTTATATCTGTTTTTAATGTCGTTATTTTAAAAAAGCCTGATCCATTTGGTAAATTTTCACATTTAATAGCTCTAGTACTTTGCCTAATAATGGTCGTTTTAGCAAAAGTAATGTGGTGGGCTTAA
- the nth gene encoding endonuclease III translates to MRTKKDILEIKRRLLEEFKDAKSELKFRNLYELLVCVMLSAQCTDKRVNLITPALFEAYKDVYELASANLASLKLMINSCSFFNNKAVNLIKMANSVVELYNGAIPLDEEKLKALAGVGQKTAHVVLLEATNANVMAVDTHVFRVAHRLDLSHAKTPEATEADLSHAFKTDLGKLHQAMVLFGRYTCKAKKPLCHECILNDLCNSKDKII, encoded by the coding sequence ATGAGAACAAAAAAAGATATTTTAGAGATAAAAAGAAGACTTCTAGAAGAGTTTAAAGACGCTAAAAGCGAGCTTAAATTTAGAAATTTATATGAGCTACTTGTCTGTGTCATGCTCTCAGCCCAGTGCACCGACAAAAGAGTAAATTTAATAACTCCAGCTTTATTTGAAGCGTATAAAGATGTCTATGAGCTAGCTAGCGCAAATTTAGCAAGCCTAAAACTAATGATAAACTCGTGTAGCTTTTTTAATAACAAAGCGGTAAATTTAATCAAAATGGCAAATAGCGTGGTTGAGCTTTATAATGGAGCAATTCCGCTTGATGAAGAGAAGCTAAAAGCGCTTGCTGGAGTTGGACAAAAGACCGCTCATGTCGTACTTTTAGAAGCTACAAATGCAAATGTTATGGCTGTTGATACGCACGTTTTTAGGGTGGCGCACAGACTTGATCTTAGCCATGCAAAAACGCCAGAAGCTACTGAAGCTGATCTTAGCCATGCCTTTAAAACAGATCTTGGCAAGCTTCATCAAGCCATGGTGCTCTTTGGACGTTACACCTGTAAAGCCAAAAAGCCGCTTTGCCATGAGTGTATCTTAAATGATCTTTGCAACAGCAAGGACAAGATTATTTAA
- a CDS encoding MotA/TolQ/ExbB proton channel family protein — protein MQNQNDFSELSVPKERQAHSFFVFFKVIFIPLAIYILAVLAYLGVINFQMKLHTIVMMGVILFVAFIFSRHSALVAYSNFLANAKDYKIRLKEFIIAHLFEISGVKKANAKFEDFFESYTRNFRNDNLANIGQAVFPMLGILGTFISIAISMPSFSSSTANGLEKEIAILLNGVATAFYVSIYGIFLALWWMFFEKIGISKFERFYSEQKELSREFFWQENELNANFMKASVGYFKDSHDAFKMVLDDKFVKELSEQTNEKFNSLKELCEVEKNIINQSKAELSANLKMLNEASLKQDEFVKIHSDMLKAVSAFSNAFKDMEVKILTEHAKLSEIFSRNLNATKESQLKLEQTIKSFDKVLREFSYSLMKEQNDALKEFRASLVESVTIFKAAYEQEGRSLEREKERESLIAELKKNIDEIDKEANSVIEKIENLVQ, from the coding sequence ATGCAAAATCAAAATGATTTTAGTGAGCTAAGCGTGCCAAAAGAGCGCCAAGCTCACTCTTTCTTTGTCTTTTTTAAAGTTATCTTTATCCCTTTAGCTATCTACATCTTGGCGGTACTAGCCTATCTTGGCGTTATAAATTTTCAGATGAAGCTTCACACCATCGTGATGATGGGCGTTATACTCTTTGTCGCTTTTATATTTTCACGTCACAGTGCTTTGGTAGCTTACTCAAATTTCTTGGCAAATGCCAAAGACTACAAGATAAGGCTAAAAGAATTTATCATCGCTCATCTTTTTGAAATTTCAGGCGTCAAAAAGGCAAACGCTAAATTTGAAGATTTTTTCGAGAGCTACACAAGAAATTTTAGAAATGACAACCTAGCAAATATCGGCCAAGCAGTCTTTCCTATGCTTGGAATTTTGGGCACATTTATCAGTATCGCTATCTCTATGCCAAGCTTTAGCTCAAGCACCGCAAACGGACTTGAAAAAGAGATCGCTATACTGCTAAATGGCGTGGCTACGGCATTTTATGTATCGATTTACGGCATATTTTTAGCACTTTGGTGGATGTTTTTTGAAAAGATCGGCATTAGTAAATTTGAGAGATTTTACAGCGAGCAAAAAGAGCTAAGCCGTGAGTTTTTCTGGCAGGAAAATGAGCTAAATGCAAATTTCATGAAAGCAAGTGTAGGCTACTTTAAAGATAGCCACGACGCCTTTAAAATGGTGCTTGATGATAAATTTGTAAAAGAGCTAAGCGAGCAGACAAATGAGAAATTTAACAGCCTAAAAGAGCTTTGTGAGGTTGAAAAAAATATCATCAATCAAAGCAAGGCAGAGCTTAGCGCAAATTTAAAAATGCTAAATGAAGCTAGCCTAAAACAAGATGAATTTGTAAAAATCCACTCTGATATGCTAAAGGCAGTAAGCGCGTTTTCTAATGCCTTTAAAGATATGGAGGTTAAAATTTTAACCGAGCATGCAAAGCTTAGCGAAATTTTTAGCAGAAATTTAAACGCTACAAAAGAGAGTCAGCTTAAACTTGAGCAGACTATCAAAAGTTTTGACAAAGTTTTAAGAGAGTTTTCTTACTCGCTCATGAAAGAGCAAAACGACGCACTAAAGGAATTTAGAGCCTCACTCGTGGAGAGTGTGACGATATTTAAGGCGGCATATGAGCAAGAGGGCAGGAGCTTGGAGCGTGAAAAAGAGCGCGAGAGCTTGATAGCTGAGCTTAAGAAAAACATAGACGAGATCGACAAAGAAGCAAATTCTGTAATAGAAAAAATCGAAAATCTAGTGCAATGA
- the ppk2 gene encoding polyphosphate kinase 2 — MSKDKKHQKGEKLGYEEELRLLQIELLKFQNYVKEKGLRVLMLMEGRDAAGKGGTIKRLTEHLNPRGCRIVALAKPSDVEKTQWYFQRYVTHLPSAGEIVIFDRSWYNRAGVEPVMGFCTQAEHKEFLREVPKFEEMIINSGIIFFKIYLSITKDEQKKRFKERQNDPLKQFKISPVDQKAQELWDQYSIAKYSMLLASHNSISPWVIVSSDNKKEARLNVFKFILSHVEYPKKINDYLEFDKNVVRDGSEEIKRIEEGLNKDKLKSID, encoded by the coding sequence ATGTCAAAAGACAAAAAACACCAAAAAGGCGAGAAACTTGGCTATGAGGAAGAGCTTAGACTGCTTCAAATTGAACTTTTAAAATTTCAAAATTACGTAAAAGAAAAAGGTCTTAGAGTACTTATGCTAATGGAAGGGCGCGACGCAGCCGGCAAAGGCGGAACGATAAAACGCCTAACCGAGCATCTAAATCCAAGGGGTTGCCGTATAGTAGCGCTTGCTAAGCCAAGTGACGTCGAAAAAACGCAGTGGTATTTTCAAAGATATGTGACTCATCTACCAAGTGCCGGAGAGATCGTGATCTTTGATAGAAGCTGGTACAATAGAGCTGGTGTTGAGCCAGTGATGGGCTTTTGCACGCAAGCAGAGCATAAAGAATTTTTACGTGAAGTGCCAAAATTTGAAGAGATGATCATAAACTCCGGCATAATTTTCTTTAAAATTTATCTTTCAATCACAAAAGATGAGCAGAAAAAACGCTTTAAAGAGAGGCAAAATGATCCGTTAAAGCAATTTAAAATTTCACCCGTTGATCAAAAAGCACAAGAACTTTGGGATCAGTACTCTATCGCTAAATATTCTATGCTTCTTGCCTCTCACAATAGCATTTCACCATGGGTCATCGTCTCAAGCGATAACAAAAAAGAAGCTAGGCTAAATGTCTTTAAATTTATCCTAAGTCACGTTGAATATCCAAAAAAGATAAATGACTACTTGGAATTTGACAAAAACGTCGTAAGAGACGGAAGTGAAGAGATAAAACGCATAGAAGAAGGGCTAAATAAAGATAAGTTAAAGAGTATCGATTAA
- a CDS encoding peptidylprolyl isomerase: MKKILFPAVLSLAAAVTLNAAVVATVDGDAISDSDISSLLSAAMPGFDASKLQPNEKKRIIDDLINRKLLLKDAKSSGIEKDVEYIKAVKAAQEGIAVELYMRKLFDGIKVSDNELKDFYNKNKASMNQPAQARARHILVEDEKTANDIIAQLKNLKGEALTKKFAELASQKSIDKGSAAHGGELGWFGQSQMVKPFADAAFSMANGTVSTKPVKTQFGYHVILKEDGKAAGTVSFEQAKPEIEQAVKMEKFQAAVRQKSEALRQKAKIEYK; this comes from the coding sequence ATGAAAAAAATTTTGTTTCCAGCAGTTTTAAGTTTAGCTGCAGCTGTCACTCTAAACGCAGCAGTAGTTGCAACAGTTGATGGTGATGCTATAAGCGATAGCGATATTTCAAGCCTTTTATCAGCAGCTATGCCAGGATTTGACGCTAGCAAGCTTCAACCAAATGAGAAAAAACGTATAATCGACGATCTAATAAATAGAAAACTTCTTTTAAAAGATGCTAAGTCTAGCGGTATCGAAAAAGATGTAGAGTACATCAAAGCTGTAAAAGCAGCGCAAGAAGGCATCGCGGTTGAGCTTTATATGAGAAAGCTTTTTGACGGTATAAAAGTAAGTGATAACGAACTAAAAGATTTTTACAACAAAAACAAAGCTAGCATGAACCAACCAGCTCAAGCAAGAGCGAGACATATCTTAGTTGAAGATGAAAAAACAGCAAACGATATTATTGCTCAACTTAAAAATTTAAAAGGCGAGGCATTAACAAAGAAATTTGCAGAGTTAGCAAGCCAAAAATCAATCGACAAAGGCTCAGCAGCACACGGCGGCGAGCTTGGCTGGTTTGGTCAAAGCCAAATGGTAAAACCTTTTGCAGATGCAGCATTTTCAATGGCAAATGGCACAGTTTCAACAAAACCAGTTAAGACTCAGTTTGGATACCATGTTATCTTAAAAGAAGATGGCAAAGCTGCTGGCACTGTAAGCTTTGAGCAGGCAAAACCAGAGATTGAGCAAGCTGTAAAAATGGAGAAATTCCAAGCTGCTGTTAGACAAAAAAGTGAAGCTCTACGCCAAAAAGCAAAGATAGAATATAAGTAA